GCGCATGCGCGCACAGGACAAAGGCATTCGCGTCCCGGAATTTTGCCACGTTCTGAACCACGAAAAATTGCACGTATACACCCTGCGCGTTTCTCCTCCCTGGGTAATGAAACCGCGTTCGTCGGCTTCGGCAATCGGAATCAGGAAAATCCACGACGCAGACGAATTGTGGCGGATCGTCCATCAACTCGGCGACGAACAGTCAAATTACGTGTTGGAGCAGTTCGTGCCCGGCGAAGTTTTCCACGTGGATTCCATTGTCGAAGACAAAAAAGTTCTGTTTGCAGTGGCCAGTGGTTACGGCGCGCCGCCGATGAACGTCGCGCACGACGGCGGCATTTTCACCACGCGATTGTTGCCGCGAAAATCGAAAGACGAAAAAGACCTGCAAAAATGCAATAAAGAAGTCGTCAAGGATTTGGGGCTGGTGCGCGGCGTGACGCACGCCGAATTCATCAAAGCAAACGCGGACGGCAAGTTTTACTTTCTGGAAATCGCCGCCCGCGTCGGCGGAGCCAACATCGCCGAAACCATCGAAGCCGCCACAGGATTGAACCTGTGGGGCGAATGGGCCAGGGTGGAAACGGCGACCAAAGAACACCCTTACGAATTGAAAAAACCGAATGAACTGTATTCCGGGATCATTGCTTCGCTGGCGCGGCAGGAATGGCCGGACACGTCGTCGTATAACGATCCGGAAATTGTTTGGCGCATGAACAAACATCATCACGCCGGATTGATCGTCGCGTCGAAAGATCCGGCCCGCGTCGAAGAACTGTTGAATTCGTACGTCGAGCGTTTTTACCAGGACTTTCACGCCAGCGTGCCGCTGCCTGACAAACCGACCTCATAACCCCGTTCAGAGTTCACGCTTCAGCGTGTTGAGGCCTGCTTGCACGCTGAAGCGCGAACTCTGGGCCATTCCGAGGAATCGAAATGAAGAAATCGTTTTTATCATTGCTGCTCACCGGTTCCCTGACCATTTCCGCTCCGCTCGGCGCGCTCTGCCAAAATCCTGCGCCGCAACAGCAACCGCAACAGGTTTCCATTCGCTCCGCCGAAGTGTTGCTGGATGTCGTCGTCAAAGACAAAAAAGGCAAGTTTGTCAAAGACCTGAATTCCGCCGACCTGGAAGTTTTTGAAGACGGCGCGAAACAGCAGATCGAATCCTTTCGGATGGTGACGCGACCA
This region of Acidobacteriota bacterium genomic DNA includes:
- a CDS encoding ATP-grasp domain-containing protein — its product is MSERTILCITSYEKGHEFIREAKRQGWRVILLTKEDLKDADWPRDYVDEFFLMPDLTVRQYMINAVSYLARTNNIDRLVALDEFDIEMAATLREHLRMPGMGETTSRYFRDKLAMRMRAQDKGIRVPEFCHVLNHEKLHVYTLRVSPPWVMKPRSSASAIGIRKIHDADELWRIVHQLGDEQSNYVLEQFVPGEVFHVDSIVEDKKVLFAVASGYGAPPMNVAHDGGIFTTRLLPRKSKDEKDLQKCNKEVVKDLGLVRGVTHAEFIKANADGKFYFLEIAARVGGANIAETIEAATGLNLWGEWARVETATKEHPYELKKPNELYSGIIASLARQEWPDTSSYNDPEIVWRMNKHHHAGLIVASKDPARVEELLNSYVERFYQDFHASVPLPDKPTS